Part of the Lolium rigidum isolate FL_2022 chromosome 6, APGP_CSIRO_Lrig_0.1, whole genome shotgun sequence genome, ACTTTCATTCTACTGATATTCCCAGCTCGTGGACCACCTTGCTCTGAGAATGTctgagaaaacaaaaacaaaattatCTCTGAATGTGGTCAGAGACCTGTGATAAAATACCAAACAGCAATAAATTTTAGCGGTTGTCTACAGGTGGATTTCTTCCAGCACTTGTGGTCCAATTGCTATCCCCATATACTTTATCACCACTAGAGAAATTAAAAATTTACATGCAGCATACAGAGATGTAAATCATAGAATTTGTACCCTATAACCATTCAACATTTAACAGAGCACTTTACAGTAGCAAAGGTAGCGTAAATCTATAAAATTACGCAGTAATCTTCAAATATCTGATTGTTTTGAACTGTGGTTTTCAGGGTTCCACCAATGCAGGTGGGGATACCAGAACATTTCAGTAGTCGAGGGAGTCGTGGAGGGCTACCGGAATGCGGATATCCCCCTCGACGTGATCTGGAATGATGATGACCATATGGATGCTGCCAAGGACTTCACGCTTGACCCTGTCAATTACCCGCGCCCGAAGCTGCTGGCGTTTCTTGACAAGATCCACGCACGGGGGATGAAGTACATTGTCCTTATCGACCCTGGCATCGCCGTAAACAACTCCTATGGCGTGTACCGGCGCGGCATGGAGCGCGACATCTTCATCAAGCTAGATGGGCAGCCATACCTTGCCCAGGTTTGGCCTGGCCCTGTCTACTTCCCAGACTTCATAAACCCCAATGGCGCGTCGTGGTGGATCGACGAGGTACGGAGGTTCCACGAGCTTGTGCCCGTGGATGGGCTGTGGATCGACATGAACGAGGCCTCCAACTTCTGCACCGGCAAGTGCACCATCCCGACGAAGCACAAGTGCCCGATCCCGGACTCGAAGGAGCCATGGCTGTGCTGCCTGGACTGCAAGAACCTCACCAACACAAGATGGGACGAGCCACCTTACAAGATCAATGCTTCCGGGAAGTCGGCTCCTCTTGGCTTCAACACCATTGCCACCAGCGCCATGCACTACAATGGCATCCTGGAGTACAATGCACACAGCTTGTATGGCTTTTCGCAGGCCATTGCCACGCACAAGGGGCTGCAGAGCATCCAGGGCAAGAGGCCGTTCGTCCTGACGCGGTCCACGTTCGTCGGTTCCGGCGCCTACGCCGCGCACTGGACCGGTGACAACAAGGGCACCTGGGAGAACCTCCGGTACTCCATCTCCACGATCCTCAACTTCGGCATCTTTGGCATGCCGATGGTCGGCGCTGACATCTGCGGATTCTACCCAGCGGGCGACCCGCCGCTGGAGGAGCTGTGCAACCGGTGGATCGAGCTCGGCGCCTTCTACCCATTCTCCAGGGACCACGCCAACTTCGCGTCCCCGAGGCAGGAGCTGTACCAGTGGGCGTCCGTGGCCAAGTCGGCCCGGAACGCCCTCGGCATGCGGTACAGGATGCTCCCATACCTGTACACGCTCAACTACGAGGCGCACCTCACCGGCGCCCCCGTGGCGCGGCCGCTCTTCTTCTCGTTCCCGGACTTCACGCCGTGCTACGGGGTGAGCAACCAGTTCCTGCTCGGCGCCGGCGTCATGGTGTCCCCGGTCCTCGAGCAGGGCGCGACGTCCGTGAGCGCCGTGTTCCCGCCGGGCACGTGGTACAACCTCTTCGACACCAGCAAGGTCGTCGTTTCCAGCGGCGCCACAGTCAAGCTCGACGCGCCACTGAACGAGATCAACGTGCACGTGCACCAGAACACGATCCTGCCGCTGCAGCGCGGCGGCACCATCTCCAGGGACGCGCGCGCGACGCCGTTCACGCTGGTGGTGGCGTTCCCGCTCGGCGCGACCGAGGCGGACGCGGAGGGCGCCGTGTACGTGGACGACGACGAGCGGCCGGCCATGGTGCTGGCCGAGGGGCAGGCGACGTACGCGCGGTTCCACGCGTCCGTGCGCGGCGGCAAGGAGGTGACCGTGCGGTCGCAGGTGTCGATGGGGAGCTTCAGcctgcgcaaggggctcgtcgtCGAGAAGATCACGGTGCTGGGGCTGCACGGCGCCGGCAGGGACCTCGCCATCCAGGTGGACGGCTCGGACGCCGCTGCCATTGCCACGTCGAGCACCTACTTCGCGGGTGCGGCGGGGGAGGAAGAGGCCGTGGATGGCGGGCAGAGAAGCGTGACGATGGAGGTCGGCGGGCTCGAGCTGCCGCTGGGCAAGAGCTTCACCATCACATGGAACATGCACATCGAAGCATAGACCAGAGTCACCACTCACCAGGCTCTGCTTGTGCTTCTATGTGCAAGTTCGTATCTAATTGGGAGTGTAGTTCGAGTTCCCGCCATGCCGCTGCTCCTGTAACTTGTGTAGGGCGTGGTTACCCTCGAACACTATCTGTGAACTCTGATTCGGCCATTGGAGCTTAGTCTTGCAGAGAATAAAACTGCATTTTTACAGTCATGTGTTCAAACTGGAACGTTACATGACGTCAAcatcgagttggagagggagagggtggaggcggcgaagatggaagctcacgccgctgccatgaagACCAACAACGAAGCGACACAGCTATCGTTGGCCAAAATGTCTCAAGAATCGAAAATtttgatggccgacatggagaagatggaccccttggcacgggcgtggcacgagatgtaccgcgaacgcatcggccaagaggtgatagcggcgcgagctgcgtcggcgtctcccccggcaccgtccatgtctaccccggcaccgtccgcgttcatgtctccaccgccaccgtccGCGTTCATGTCTACCCCGGCACCGTCCGCGTTCATGCCTCCCCGGTGAtcgtggatcctgttgcagcgacggagctgccgccggccgccgatgaGGAAGCCTTCGAGGTTGCGCCGCCCGTGAACTCCTTCGTGTGATCATGCGATCATCTGACTTCAAAGCTCTTTTTTGCGCCGGAAACGACGATCTGATGACCgtctgttggcccaaacttcttattccaaaaccaattcgtatttggtggccgtgtgttggcccaacttcatattcgtagacttattcgaatttctatggttgtgtttgagatttcaaattcaaattatctatcggggccgcctgtttgggggcggcgatgtgggagcagctcccccaaatggaggatgctgtGCCGGCGTCCCCAAACGGagctgccggcgcccctgccggcgcctattttggggctaccggtggagatgctcttagtgtttAAATTATACTAGAGAGCTAAATAAGGAACCAACAAAACTTTGCATGTTAAGAAAGGAAGAATTTTTTTGCCAGGCCAAGAAAGGAAGGTAAATTttagctaagggcatctccagcggcgcgacgcaaatggtcgctgagcgaccgttttcgtccgccgtgaccggaaatgcgtctgggccctgctccagcgggacgacgcaaagtgaccggcccgtccgtggagacgcaaacctggcccaaatatgcgccaggtttgcgtctccgcggacgctggcATGACGCggcgagcgtcctccatttcttacccggtcccgcaagtcggccgagagcaaaatcgaccgcttcgacctGATTTCTTTTTCACCCTCGTtggtgccctagtgcgacgcccccgccccaatccccaccgtccgccgcagcgccgcagtactcgccgccggcaccgttgtcgccgcgcgggagagcaggatcgtactcggggttggggctccggcgcgaacctgccggctgttttcgagcgaaacgttgccggttgcgccgccctgatggcgtgtaactcacacgttcgttgggaaccccaagaggaaggtatgatgcgcacagcagcaagttttccctcagaaagaaaccaaggtttatcgaaccaggagccaagaagcacgttgaaggttgatggcggcgggatgtagtgcggcgcaacaccagggattccggcgccaacgtggaacctgcacaacacaaccaaagtactttgccccaacgaaacagcgaggttgtcaatcttaccggcttgctgtaacaaaggattagatgtatagtgtggatgatgattgtttgcagaaaatagtaaagaacaatagcagcagatttgtatttcagtataaaaaatggaccggggcccacagttcactagaggtgtctctcccataagatagcatgttgggtgaacaaattacagtcgggcaattgacaaatagagagggcataacaatgcacatacatgacatgatgaatattgtgagatttaattgggcattacgaaaaagtacatagaccgctatccagcatgcatctatgcctaaaaagtccaccttccggttatcatccgaaccccttccaagtattaagttgtaaaacaacggacaattgcattaagtatggtgcgtaatgtaatcaataactacatcctcggacatagcatcaatgttttatccctagtggcaacaagcacatccacaaccttagaactttctcatcactcgtcccggatttaatggaggcatgaacccactat contains:
- the LOC124666686 gene encoding alpha-xylosidase 1-like isoform X2, which codes for MLSFASNTLLPWRLLLLLLLTLAGSSTASNGASAPAPAPKPVGFGYKLVSLVERPNGGGLVGYLRVKQRTSTYGPDIPRLRLFVKHETKDRVRVQITDAAKQRWEVPYDLLPREPSPPLAATCPGPPFTAAEYAGEDLAFTYGRDPFWFAVHRKSTRQPLFNTSHTPLVFKDQYLELTTRLPGDAALYGLGENTQPGGMKLRPNDPYTLYTTDASAINLNTDLYGSHPVYVDLRSVAGRGVAHAVLLLNSNGMDVLYRGTSLTYKVIGGLLDFYFFAGPTPLAVVDQYTAMIGRPAPMPYWAFGFHQCRWGYQNISVVEGVVEGYRNADIPLDVIWNDDDHMDAAKDFTLDPVNYPRPKLLAFLDKIHARGMKYIVLIDPGIAVNNSYGVYRRGMERDIFIKLDGQPYLAQVWPGPVYFPDFINPNGASWWIDEVRRFHELVPVDGLWIDMNEASNFCTGKCTIPTKHKCPIPDSKEPWLCCLDCKNLTNTRWDEPPYKINASGKSAPLGFNTIATSAMHYNGILEYNAHSLYGFSQAIATHKGLQSIQGKRPFVLTRSTFVGSGAYAAHWTGDNKGTWENLRYSISTILNFGIFGMPMVGADICGFYPAGDPPLEELCNRWIELGAFYPFSRDHANFASPRQELYQWASVAKSARNALGMRYRMLPYLYTLNYEAHLTGAPVARPLFFSFPDFTPCYGVSNQFLLGAGVMVSPVLEQGATSVSAVFPPGTWYNLFDTSKVVVSSGATVKLDAPLNEINVHVHQNTILPLQRGGTISRDARATPFTLVVAFPLGATEADAEGAVYVDDDERPAMVLAEGQATYARFHASVRGGKEVTVRSQVSMGSFSLRKGLVVEKITVLGLHGAGRDLAIQVDGSDAAAIATSSTYFAGAAGEEEAVDGGQRSVTMEVGGLELPLGKSFTITWNMHIEA
- the LOC124666686 gene encoding alpha-xylosidase 1-like isoform X1, whose amino-acid sequence is MDAPHHLLPWRLLLLLLLTLAGSSTASNGASAPAPAPKPVGFGYKLVSLVERPNGGGLVGYLRVKQRTSTYGPDIPRLRLFVKHETKDRVRVQITDAAKQRWEVPYDLLPREPSPPLAATCPGPPFTAAEYAGEDLAFTYGRDPFWFAVHRKSTRQPLFNTSHTPLVFKDQYLELTTRLPGDAALYGLGENTQPGGMKLRPNDPYTLYTTDASAINLNTDLYGSHPVYVDLRSVAGRGVAHAVLLLNSNGMDVLYRGTSLTYKVIGGLLDFYFFAGPTPLAVVDQYTAMIGRPAPMPYWAFGFHQCRWGYQNISVVEGVVEGYRNADIPLDVIWNDDDHMDAAKDFTLDPVNYPRPKLLAFLDKIHARGMKYIVLIDPGIAVNNSYGVYRRGMERDIFIKLDGQPYLAQVWPGPVYFPDFINPNGASWWIDEVRRFHELVPVDGLWIDMNEASNFCTGKCTIPTKHKCPIPDSKEPWLCCLDCKNLTNTRWDEPPYKINASGKSAPLGFNTIATSAMHYNGILEYNAHSLYGFSQAIATHKGLQSIQGKRPFVLTRSTFVGSGAYAAHWTGDNKGTWENLRYSISTILNFGIFGMPMVGADICGFYPAGDPPLEELCNRWIELGAFYPFSRDHANFASPRQELYQWASVAKSARNALGMRYRMLPYLYTLNYEAHLTGAPVARPLFFSFPDFTPCYGVSNQFLLGAGVMVSPVLEQGATSVSAVFPPGTWYNLFDTSKVVVSSGATVKLDAPLNEINVHVHQNTILPLQRGGTISRDARATPFTLVVAFPLGATEADAEGAVYVDDDERPAMVLAEGQATYARFHASVRGGKEVTVRSQVSMGSFSLRKGLVVEKITVLGLHGAGRDLAIQVDGSDAAAIATSSTYFAGAAGEEEAVDGGQRSVTMEVGGLELPLGKSFTITWNMHIEA